A region from the Halichondria panicea chromosome 11, odHalPani1.1, whole genome shotgun sequence genome encodes:
- the LOC135344549 gene encoding uncharacterized protein LOC135344549, with translation MKTIVLTLVMVMMLGLSIKAAEFNEAEMDEVLAYLQANQVDMSEMDEGEVVQENEEVEKQGAGIKILYAYYGLACTKGVLRKSVEVRSTAYAKSKCEGKQSCRGMVSNRYLSDPYGGCHKNFIVVASCKNGKEIISSYVTKEGKYFSLKCSGCSKK, from the exons ATGAAGACGATCGTTCTTACTCTAGTGATGGTGATGATGCTTGGACTCAGTATCAAAGCTGCAGAATTTAATGAAGCAGAAATGGATGAAGTGCTGGCATACCTACAAGCCAATCAGGTGGACATGTCGGAa ATGGACGAGGGTGAAGTGGTACAAGAAAATGAAGAAGTGGAAAAGCAGGGAGCTG GAATTAAGATTCTCTATGCCTATTACGGCCTCGCCTGCACAAAAGGTGTGCTACGAAAGAGTGTTGAAGTCAGAAGCACTGCATACGCCAAGAGCAAATGCGAGGGAAAGCAGTCTTGCAGAGGAATGGTATCTAATCGATATCTCTCTGACCCTTATGGAGGCTGTCATAAGAATTTCATCGTTGTTGCTAGTTGTAAAAATGGGAAGGAAATTATTTCCAGTTATGTTACCAAAGAAGGGAAATACTTCAGCCTGAAGTGTAGTGGCTGCTCAAAGAAGTAG
- the LOC135343932 gene encoding probable metabolite transport protein CsbC — protein MIKLGRLDWRTYQLLTGNPSSLKKTLWQTCLSWDIAHRLFLGFFLLFLGRFSGMPLAVYFSVSIFCKIGTSGFIGGAIISLSQLISQLSVLLIADRLGRKLIILCGYLGMGVCLVVASGLILGFGLEADQLSSDRTIVGYFVVACLALFVAVGSYVVSQSWTVVSEMYPLKIKGVSMSVASVGWWVGNIVSGEISPFLLSSSLGTAGTLLLDTIICALIFIFVLLLLPETKQLSLEQVDQLFSTPWLQRTNPLYYLTFGRVNKVQVLAVSSSG, from the exons ATGATCAAGTTGGGGCGTCTCGACTGGAGGACATATCAGCTTCTTACCGGAAATCCCAGCTCGCTCAAGAAGACGCTTTGGCAGACTTGCTTGTCCTGGGACATTGCACACAG GTTGTTCTTGGGATTCTTTTTGCTGTTTCTGGGACGGTTCAGTGGAATGCCACTAGCTGT GTATTTCTCAGTTTCCATATTCTGTAAGATCGGCACGTCTGGTTTCATTGGAGGGGCAATCATTTCTTTGTCTCAATTAATCTCACAACTATCAGTACTACTCATTGCCGACAGG CTGGGTCGCAAGTTGATCATTCTGTGTGGGTATTTGGGAATGGGTGTTTGTCTGGTAGTGGCCTCAGGGCTCATTCTGGGGTTTGGACTTGAGGCAGACCAGCTCTCCTCTGACAGGACCATCGTAGGATACTTTGTCGTGGCTTGTCTCGCTCTGTTTGTCGCTGTTGGTTCATATGTTGT GAGTCAGAGTTGGACTGTTGTTAGTGAGATGTATCCATTAAAGATAAAAG GTGTGTCAATGTCAGTGGCATCTGTCGGGTGGTGGGTTGGTAATATTGTGAGTGGGGAGATCTCTCCTTTCCTCCTCTCCTCTTCTTTGGGCACTGCCGGGACTCTCCTACTCGACACCATCATCTGTGCCCTCATTTTTATATTTGTACTGCTACTATTGCCAGAGACTAAG CAATTGAGTCTGGAGCAGGTGGATCAACTGTTCTCCACCCCCTGGTTACAGAGGACCAACCCTCTCTACTATCTCAC TTTTGGTCGTGTCAACAAAGTTCAAGTGTTGGCTGTCTCCAGCTCTGGGTAA
- the LOC135343642 gene encoding uncharacterized protein LOC135343642 — MKVLYLSCCLYFWFQLLGASYLQRPRINFAGEFKADVSTMNNRDENYERSMENGEDLQLHKWWNWNPEGTSTWAIMDCVVTSVVLENGLTINDEVVGKPIVINPGSSLPKIVDFNSANKFSSIIYGMKLGINWNRDGKSKNAFIGDFIPSPVTHELWTRQADTSKFANVGARGVSQLSNVQWADHLTSEALNNLKILTNRDKVNGYSLSIMLALFDYSTDKEERLFYGKLVGSIGVTELGEFLVFPVNRVLMFTENPPLPVPYQSQLCVYNWTNTAYFDIFASRMTIDLSNSLALNVNGEVCHFYRYYAGVLTDQQTVEILGEIPYMEKNWYRKTSGIQDFDLASPHLERAKNHQIVVVVFKEEPSEINRVRFPLCENSLTYGIDSCLYIILREATYFIHPISRYILRLEKGDSVQVNLKVKHYGSQPSKHIPVTLCDSSRSVPATKSDIEFQSTQITNDAGIATFTFVAGDVGSPRKGIDGQLFKFNYCVCEDCETVNCSQCEVKGGNQIVFLVWSDIKYQMPYYWDTHIKPIFTQYQNLYPSMSKIIKLGDYDDVTKPLNIDLILFSMSLDLNHPSYMPVTRDLSPAKIDMIIKWLKTPDHPRNREDDKLYESPPFCHQTYLYNEEKQKMKEARIQMEYSFPWMKQYRSSGYMRILLGGTEHFLPTLSDSHVTRSFFDVAIVTLPTYDRFPNHVSPGYSHLLSAILNLDRKPLPNWYTNHCSKQLLKEMLQLAVQLEFSTIPPYLTALYSIKDGYNQEAYEIIRSVVMQEMLHLAQAANLLIAIGGRPIIDSAQAVPSYPGKIPGGVLPGLNITLQKASPKYIADVFMMIEFPDNIIYKDHHTEKGIETHVLTIGKLYKRIQECMVEKERDNLFKTEVKQLSWPWKEHEEGIKLTTVTNIEEAIEAINMIIEEGEGTPQRDPTYLKTSELAHFFKFETLACKHHLRVLHDNDQYMYDFRGKKIEFTSEGVWPMRNNPSSKTIPRKSLAYRETKIFHSLYRSLLTLFQESFDGRPDAIKEAVPIMEAMQLQAKKLMTMEVPSKPGHPKQTYGPTFEYIIAKL; from the exons ATGAAAGTGCTTTACTTGTCCTGTTGCCTCTACTTCTG GTTCCAACTCTTAGGAGCATCCTATTTACAAAGACCAAGGATCAATTTCGCTGGAGAGTTTAAGGCCGATGTCTCCACTATGAACAACAGAGACGAGAACTATGAACGATCAATGGAGAACGGGGAGGACCTGCAATTGCACAAGTGGTGGAATTGGAACCCTGAAGGCACAAGCACTTGGGCAATAATGGACTGTGTAGTAACTTCAGTTGTGTTGGAAAACGGTTTAACCATAAATGACGAAGTTGTTGGCAAGCCGATTGTGATTAATCCAGGTAGTTCCCTGCCTAAAATTGTTGATTTTAACTCAGCTAATAAGTTTTCCAGTATCATTTATGGTATGAAGCTAGGTATAAATTGGAACAGAGATGGAAAATCAAAGAATGCTTTTATTGGAGATTTTATACCGTCACCAGTTACTCACGAGCTATGGACACGTCAAGCAGATACTTCTAAATTTGCTAATGTAGGTGCTCGTGGTGTTTCTCAGCTTTCTAACGTACAATGGGCTGATCACCTGACTTCCGAAGCTTTAAACAATTTAAAAATACTTACGAATAGAGACAAAGTAAATGGCTACTCTCTTTCAATCATGCTTGCACTATTTGACTACTCTACAGATAAAGAAGAAAGGCTTTTTTATGGCAAGCTAGTTGGAAGTATTGGAGTCACTGAACTGGGAGAGTTTTTGGTGTTTCCTGTAAACAGAGTTCTAATGTTTACAGAGAATCCTCCATTACCAGTACCTTACCAGAGtcaactgtgtgtgtacaattgGACTAATACTGCTTACTTTGATATCTTTGCCTCGAGAATGACTATTGATTTAAGTAACTCTCTTGCTTTGAACGTCAATGGTGAAGTATGCCATTTTTATCGTTACTATGCTGGCGTTTTGACAGACCAGCAAACCGTTGAAATTTTAGGTGAGATTCCATACATGGAGAAAAACTGGTACAGGAAAACAAGTGGCATTCAAGATTTCGATCTCGCAAGTCCTCATTTAGAGCGTGCTAAAAATCATCAAATTGTCGTTGTTGTCTTCAAAGAAGAGCCCTCGGAAATTAACCGTGTAAGATTTCCACTCTGTGAAAACTCCCTCACATATGGTATTGATAGTTGCTTGTACATTATTCTAAGAGAAGCTACTTACTTTATACATCCAATTAGCAGATACATCCTTCGACTAGAGAAAGGAGATTCGGTTCAAGTTAATTTGAAAGTGAAACATTACGGAAGTCAACCAAGCAAGCACATACCCGTCACACTTTGTGATAGCAGTCGCAGTGTACCTGCAACAAAATCAGATATCGAGTTTCAGAGCACACAAATAACAAACGATGCTGGCATTGCAACGTTCACTTTTGTTGCTGGTGATGTTGGAAGTCCTAGGAAAGGTATCGACGGCCAACTGTTCAAATTTAACTATTGTGTATGCGAAGACTGTGAGACTGTGAATTGCTCTCAGTGTGAAGTGAAGGGTGGTAATCAAATTGTATTTCTGGTATGGAGTGATATTAAATATCAAATGCCGTATTATtgggacacacacattaaaCCTATTTTCACTCAATATCAAAACCTTTATCCATCGATGAGCAAGATTATCAAACTAGGTGattatgatgatgtcactaaGCCTCTAAATATCGACTTGATTCTGTTTTCAATGTCTTTAGATCTCAATCACCCCAGCTACATGCCAGTGACGAGAGATCTTTCCCCAGCAAAAATAGATATGATAATCAAATGGTTGAAGACTCCCGATCACCCCCGTAACCGAGAAGACGACAAGTTGTACGAATCACCTCCATTCTGCCATCAAACATACTTGTATAACGAAGAGAAACAAAAAATGAAAGAAGCTAGAATACAAATGGAATACTCATTTCCATGGATGAAACAATACCGTTCCAGCGGGTACATGAGAATACTTTTAGGTGGAACAGAACATTTTCTACCAACACTTTCAGATTCTCATGTAACTCGTTCTTTTTTCGATGTTGCCATAGTTACACTGCCAACTTATGACAGGTTTCCGAATCATGTCAGTCCAGGTTACTCTCATCTTCTCTCCGCCATTTTAAACCTAGATAGAAAACCACTACCAAATTGGTACACAAATCACTGCTCCAAACAATTGCTCAAAGAGATGTTACAGTTAGCCGTACAGTTAGAATTCTCTACCATTCCACCGTACTTGACAGCTCTTTACTCTATCAAGGATGGCTACAATCAAGAGGCATACGAAATCATTCGCTCTGTAGTCATGCAAGAAATGCTTCACCTGGCACAAGCGGCCAACCTGCTGATTGCTATCGGTGGACGGCCAATAATAGATAGTGCACAGGCTGTCCCATCTTATCCCGGGAAGATACCGGGAGGAGTGTTACCTGGGCTAAATATAACACTACAGAAAGCATCTCCCAAGTATATAGCTGATGTGTTCATGATGATAGAATTCCCTGACAACATCATTTACAAGGACCACCATACAGAAAAAGGAATTGAAACTCACGTACTTACAATTGGAAAGCTTTACAAACGTATACAAGAGTGTATGGTTGAAAAAGAAAGAGACAATTTGTTCAAAACAGAAGTCAAGCAGCTCTCATGGCCATGGAAAGAACACGAAGAAGGTATTAAGCTGACGACTGTGACCAATATAGAAGAAGCGATAGAGGCCATAAATATGATAATTGAGGAGGGAGAAGGAACTCCACAAAGAGACCCAACCTACTTGAAAACATCAGAGCTTGCTCACTTCTTCAAGTTTGAAACGCTCGCCTGCAAACATCATTTGAGAGTCCTCCATGATAAcgatcagtacatgtatgatttcCGTGGTAAAAAGATAGAGTTCACATCTGAAGGTGTGTGGCCAATGAGAAATAACCCATCGTCTAAAACTATCCCCAGAAAATCACTTGCATACCGAGAGACTAAAATATTTCATAGCTTGTATCGTTCTCTATTGACTTTATTTCAAGAATCATTTGATGGACGACCTGACGCTATCAAAGAGGCTGTTCCAATCATGGAAGCAATGCAGCTACAAGCAAAGAAGCTGATGACTATGGAAGTACCCTCTAAACCTGGTCACCCAAAACAAACTTATGGTCCAACATTTGAATATATAATAGCGAAATTGTAA